A genomic window from Bos javanicus breed banteng chromosome 13, ARS-OSU_banteng_1.0, whole genome shotgun sequence includes:
- the DLGAP4 gene encoding disks large-associated protein 4 isoform X5, whose translation MGLALGRGLALGTPHQEGKGRGAGLSGRGSSCLVAYKKTPPPVPPRTTSKPFISVTVQSSTESAQDTYLDSQDHKSEVTSQSGLSNSSDSLDSSTRPPSVTRGGVTPAPEAPEPPPKHAALKSEQGTLTSSESHPEAIPKRKLSSIGIQVDCIQPVPNEEPSPATKFQSIGVQVEDDWRSSAPSHSMSSRRDTDSDTQDANDSSCKSSEKSLPDCTPHPNSISIDAGPRQAPKIAQIKRNLSYGDNSDPALEASSLPPPDPWLETSSSSPAEPAQPGACRRDGYWFLKLLQAETERLEGWCCQMDKETKENNLSEEVLGKVLSAVGSAQLLMSQKFQQFRGLCEQNLNPDANPRPTAQDLAGFWDLLQLSIEDISMKFDELYHLKANSWQLVETPEKRKEEKKAPPPVPKKPAKSKPAVSRDKASDAGDRQRQEARKRLLAAKRAASVRQNSATESADSIEIYVPEAQTRL comes from the exons GTTCATCATGCCTAGTGGCGTATAAGAAGACCCCGCCACCGGTCCCTCCACGCACCACGTCAAAGCCGTTCATCTCTGTCACAGTCCAGAGCAGCACCGAGTCTGCCCAGGACACCTACCTGGACAGCCAGGACCACAAGAGCGAAGTGACGAGCCAGTCTGGCCTGAGCAACTCCTCGGACAGCCTGGACAGCAGTACCCGCCCACCCAGCGTGACACGGGGCGGTGTTACCCCAGCCCCCGAGGCCCCCGAGCCACCCCCAAAACATGCAGCTCTGAAGAGCGAACAAGGGACGCTGACCAGCTCTGAATCCCACCCTGAGGCCATCCCCAAAAGGAAACTGTCATCTATAGGAATACAA GTTGACTGCATTCAGCCAGTGCCAAACGAAGAGCCCAGTCCCGCTACCAAATTCCAGTCCATCGGGGTTCAGGTAGAGGACGACTGGCG aAGCAGTGCCCCCTCTCACAGCATGTCCTCCCGACGGGACACCGACTCGGATACCCAGGATGCCAATGACTCAAGCTGTAAGTCCTCTGAGAAGAGTCTCCCAGACTGCACCCCGCACCCCAACTCCATCAGCATCGATGCCGGCCCCCGGCAGGCCCCCAAGATTGCCCAGATCAAGCGCAACCTCTCCTATGGAGACAACAGCGACCCTGCCTTGGAGGCGTCCTCGCTGCCCCCGCCCGACCCCTGGCTGGAGACCTCCTCCAGCTCCCCGGCAGAGCCCGCGCAGCCCGGGGCCTGCCGCCGGGACGGCTACTGGTTCCTGAAGCTGCTGCAGGCAGAAACGGAACGGCTGGAGGGCTGGTGCTGCCAGATGGACAAGGAGACCAAAGAGAACAACCTCTCTGAAGAAG TCTTAGGGAAAGTCCTCAGTGCTGTGGGCAGTGCCCAGCTACTGATGTCGCAGAAATTCCAGCAGTTCCGGGGCCTCTGTGAGCAAAACTTG AACCCTGATGCCAACCCACGTCCAACGGCCCAGGACCTGGCAGGGTTCTGGGACCTGCTCCAGCTGTCCATCGAGGACATCAGCATGAAGTTTGATGAACTCTACCACCTCAAGGCCAACAGCTGGCAGCTGGTGGAGACCCCCGAGAAGAGGAAG gaagagaagaaagcacCCCCTCCGGTCCCAAAGAAGCCAGCCAAATCGAAGCCGGCAGTGAGCCGCGACAAGGCCTCTGATGCTGGGGACAGGCAGCGACAGGAGGCCCGCAAGAGACTCCTGGCGGCCAAGCGGGCGGCTTCCGTGCGGCAGAACTCAGCCACAGAGAGCGCGGACAGCATCGAGATTTATGTCCCTGAGGCCCAGACCCGGCTCTGA
- the DLGAP4 gene encoding disks large-associated protein 4 isoform X6, with product MALCLELLKQCSSCLVAYKKTPPPVPPRTTSKPFISVTVQSSTESAQDTYLDSQDHKSEVTSQSGLSNSSDSLDSSTRPPSVTRGGVTPAPEAPEPPPKHAALKSEQGTLTSSESHPEAIPKRKLSSIGIQVDCIQPVPNEEPSPATKFQSIGVQVEDDWRSSAPSHSMSSRRDTDSDTQDANDSSCKSSEKSLPDCTPHPNSISIDAGPRQAPKIAQIKRNLSYGDNSDPALEASSLPPPDPWLETSSSSPAEPAQPGACRRDGYWFLKLLQAETERLEGWCCQMDKETKENNLSEEVLGKVLSAVGSAQLLMSQKFQQFRGLCEQNLNPDANPRPTAQDLAGFWDLLQLSIEDISMKFDELYHLKANSWQLVETPEKRKEEKKAPPPVPKKPAKSKPAVSRDKASDAGDRQRQEARKRLLAAKRAASVRQNSATESADSIEIYVPEAQTRL from the exons GTTCATCATGCCTAGTGGCGTATAAGAAGACCCCGCCACCGGTCCCTCCACGCACCACGTCAAAGCCGTTCATCTCTGTCACAGTCCAGAGCAGCACCGAGTCTGCCCAGGACACCTACCTGGACAGCCAGGACCACAAGAGCGAAGTGACGAGCCAGTCTGGCCTGAGCAACTCCTCGGACAGCCTGGACAGCAGTACCCGCCCACCCAGCGTGACACGGGGCGGTGTTACCCCAGCCCCCGAGGCCCCCGAGCCACCCCCAAAACATGCAGCTCTGAAGAGCGAACAAGGGACGCTGACCAGCTCTGAATCCCACCCTGAGGCCATCCCCAAAAGGAAACTGTCATCTATAGGAATACAA GTTGACTGCATTCAGCCAGTGCCAAACGAAGAGCCCAGTCCCGCTACCAAATTCCAGTCCATCGGGGTTCAGGTAGAGGACGACTGGCG aAGCAGTGCCCCCTCTCACAGCATGTCCTCCCGACGGGACACCGACTCGGATACCCAGGATGCCAATGACTCAAGCTGTAAGTCCTCTGAGAAGAGTCTCCCAGACTGCACCCCGCACCCCAACTCCATCAGCATCGATGCCGGCCCCCGGCAGGCCCCCAAGATTGCCCAGATCAAGCGCAACCTCTCCTATGGAGACAACAGCGACCCTGCCTTGGAGGCGTCCTCGCTGCCCCCGCCCGACCCCTGGCTGGAGACCTCCTCCAGCTCCCCGGCAGAGCCCGCGCAGCCCGGGGCCTGCCGCCGGGACGGCTACTGGTTCCTGAAGCTGCTGCAGGCAGAAACGGAACGGCTGGAGGGCTGGTGCTGCCAGATGGACAAGGAGACCAAAGAGAACAACCTCTCTGAAGAAG TCTTAGGGAAAGTCCTCAGTGCTGTGGGCAGTGCCCAGCTACTGATGTCGCAGAAATTCCAGCAGTTCCGGGGCCTCTGTGAGCAAAACTTG AACCCTGATGCCAACCCACGTCCAACGGCCCAGGACCTGGCAGGGTTCTGGGACCTGCTCCAGCTGTCCATCGAGGACATCAGCATGAAGTTTGATGAACTCTACCACCTCAAGGCCAACAGCTGGCAGCTGGTGGAGACCCCCGAGAAGAGGAAG gaagagaagaaagcacCCCCTCCGGTCCCAAAGAAGCCAGCCAAATCGAAGCCGGCAGTGAGCCGCGACAAGGCCTCTGATGCTGGGGACAGGCAGCGACAGGAGGCCCGCAAGAGACTCCTGGCGGCCAAGCGGGCGGCTTCCGTGCGGCAGAACTCAGCCACAGAGAGCGCGGACAGCATCGAGATTTATGTCCCTGAGGCCCAGACCCGGCTCTGA
- the DLGAP4 gene encoding disks large-associated protein 4 isoform X7: protein MESWGRQTGSSCLVAYKKTPPPVPPRTTSKPFISVTVQSSTESAQDTYLDSQDHKSEVTSQSGLSNSSDSLDSSTRPPSVTRGGVTPAPEAPEPPPKHAALKSEQGTLTSSESHPEAIPKRKLSSIGIQVDCIQPVPNEEPSPATKFQSIGVQVEDDWRSSAPSHSMSSRRDTDSDTQDANDSSCKSSEKSLPDCTPHPNSISIDAGPRQAPKIAQIKRNLSYGDNSDPALEASSLPPPDPWLETSSSSPAEPAQPGACRRDGYWFLKLLQAETERLEGWCCQMDKETKENNLSEEVLGKVLSAVGSAQLLMSQKFQQFRGLCEQNLNPDANPRPTAQDLAGFWDLLQLSIEDISMKFDELYHLKANSWQLVETPEKRKEEKKAPPPVPKKPAKSKPAVSRDKASDAGDRQRQEARKRLLAAKRAASVRQNSATESADSIEIYVPEAQTRL, encoded by the exons ATGGAGTCTTGGGGGAGGCAGACTG GTTCATCATGCCTAGTGGCGTATAAGAAGACCCCGCCACCGGTCCCTCCACGCACCACGTCAAAGCCGTTCATCTCTGTCACAGTCCAGAGCAGCACCGAGTCTGCCCAGGACACCTACCTGGACAGCCAGGACCACAAGAGCGAAGTGACGAGCCAGTCTGGCCTGAGCAACTCCTCGGACAGCCTGGACAGCAGTACCCGCCCACCCAGCGTGACACGGGGCGGTGTTACCCCAGCCCCCGAGGCCCCCGAGCCACCCCCAAAACATGCAGCTCTGAAGAGCGAACAAGGGACGCTGACCAGCTCTGAATCCCACCCTGAGGCCATCCCCAAAAGGAAACTGTCATCTATAGGAATACAA GTTGACTGCATTCAGCCAGTGCCAAACGAAGAGCCCAGTCCCGCTACCAAATTCCAGTCCATCGGGGTTCAGGTAGAGGACGACTGGCG aAGCAGTGCCCCCTCTCACAGCATGTCCTCCCGACGGGACACCGACTCGGATACCCAGGATGCCAATGACTCAAGCTGTAAGTCCTCTGAGAAGAGTCTCCCAGACTGCACCCCGCACCCCAACTCCATCAGCATCGATGCCGGCCCCCGGCAGGCCCCCAAGATTGCCCAGATCAAGCGCAACCTCTCCTATGGAGACAACAGCGACCCTGCCTTGGAGGCGTCCTCGCTGCCCCCGCCCGACCCCTGGCTGGAGACCTCCTCCAGCTCCCCGGCAGAGCCCGCGCAGCCCGGGGCCTGCCGCCGGGACGGCTACTGGTTCCTGAAGCTGCTGCAGGCAGAAACGGAACGGCTGGAGGGCTGGTGCTGCCAGATGGACAAGGAGACCAAAGAGAACAACCTCTCTGAAGAAG TCTTAGGGAAAGTCCTCAGTGCTGTGGGCAGTGCCCAGCTACTGATGTCGCAGAAATTCCAGCAGTTCCGGGGCCTCTGTGAGCAAAACTTG AACCCTGATGCCAACCCACGTCCAACGGCCCAGGACCTGGCAGGGTTCTGGGACCTGCTCCAGCTGTCCATCGAGGACATCAGCATGAAGTTTGATGAACTCTACCACCTCAAGGCCAACAGCTGGCAGCTGGTGGAGACCCCCGAGAAGAGGAAG gaagagaagaaagcacCCCCTCCGGTCCCAAAGAAGCCAGCCAAATCGAAGCCGGCAGTGAGCCGCGACAAGGCCTCTGATGCTGGGGACAGGCAGCGACAGGAGGCCCGCAAGAGACTCCTGGCGGCCAAGCGGGCGGCTTCCGTGCGGCAGAACTCAGCCACAGAGAGCGCGGACAGCATCGAGATTTATGTCCCTGAGGCCCAGACCCGGCTCTGA
- the DLGAP4 gene encoding disks large-associated protein 4 isoform X8 yields MSSRRDTDSDTQDANDSSCKSSEKSLPDCTPHPNSISIDAGPRQAPKIAQIKRNLSYGDNSDPALEASSLPPPDPWLETSSSSPAEPAQPGACRRDGYWFLKLLQAETERLEGWCCQMDKETKENNLSEEVLGKVLSAVGSAQLLMSQKFQQFRGLCEQNLNPDANPRPTAQDLAGFWDLLQLSIEDISMKFDELYHLKANSWQLVETPEKRKEEKKAPPPVPKKPAKSKPAVSRDKASDAGDRQRQEARKRLLAAKRAASVRQNSATESADSIEIYVPEAQTRL; encoded by the exons ATGTCCTCCCGACGGGACACCGACTCGGATACCCAGGATGCCAATGACTCAAGCTGTAAGTCCTCTGAGAAGAGTCTCCCAGACTGCACCCCGCACCCCAACTCCATCAGCATCGATGCCGGCCCCCGGCAGGCCCCCAAGATTGCCCAGATCAAGCGCAACCTCTCCTATGGAGACAACAGCGACCCTGCCTTGGAGGCGTCCTCGCTGCCCCCGCCCGACCCCTGGCTGGAGACCTCCTCCAGCTCCCCGGCAGAGCCCGCGCAGCCCGGGGCCTGCCGCCGGGACGGCTACTGGTTCCTGAAGCTGCTGCAGGCAGAAACGGAACGGCTGGAGGGCTGGTGCTGCCAGATGGACAAGGAGACCAAAGAGAACAACCTCTCTGAAGAAG TCTTAGGGAAAGTCCTCAGTGCTGTGGGCAGTGCCCAGCTACTGATGTCGCAGAAATTCCAGCAGTTCCGGGGCCTCTGTGAGCAAAACTTG AACCCTGATGCCAACCCACGTCCAACGGCCCAGGACCTGGCAGGGTTCTGGGACCTGCTCCAGCTGTCCATCGAGGACATCAGCATGAAGTTTGATGAACTCTACCACCTCAAGGCCAACAGCTGGCAGCTGGTGGAGACCCCCGAGAAGAGGAAG gaagagaagaaagcacCCCCTCCGGTCCCAAAGAAGCCAGCCAAATCGAAGCCGGCAGTGAGCCGCGACAAGGCCTCTGATGCTGGGGACAGGCAGCGACAGGAGGCCCGCAAGAGACTCCTGGCGGCCAAGCGGGCGGCTTCCGTGCGGCAGAACTCAGCCACAGAGAGCGCGGACAGCATCGAGATTTATGTCCCTGAGGCCCAGACCCGGCTCTGA